ATAGGTTACAAGATATTTAAGAAAATAGATCTATAACAATTATATATGATTATCAATATCACCCTAAATTATAGGGAACTGGTTATAGGGGTTCATTAGAATGTATATCTCGAAGATAGTGAAAACATTTTATGGCTTATATTAAATCTTTAAATATTCAGATACATAGATATCTAGGAATAATGTGGTTATAAAAATCTGTTCCACAAGTATCGTAAGGACGATCTCTATATAGACTGCAGTTTATATAGCATCCCAATATATTGCTAGAACTAGTGTGTAACCAAGATACTGGATGTGTTAAACTTTCTTTTAGAATTTTGATAAGCGCTAGAAGAGACTCTAGCTCTATTAGATACTTCGTGTTTCTATAGGTTCATTCTCTATGTTTTAGCTAAACAGTTCTCGTGTAGCATCTAATGTATATTAAGATGATCATCAAGTATAATGGCACTACTATTGATTATCGATATAGGTTATATTTTTGTAGATACACTCTAGTTCCACAGCAATTTTAGAAGAACGCAGATTTTTAATGTAGACTAGATATATCTCGGTGATTGAATGTTGTCAAAATATGTGTTGAAGATCTGTAGTGTTGAAGAGATGAAGAGAATTGATGAAGATACTGCAAAAATTTGTGGTATAGATCATCTTCTGCTTATGGAGGATGCAGGTTCAGCTGTTTTCTCGGCTATAGTTAAGGAAATTGGTGATGTTCTTTATAAGAGATTTCTTGTTGTAGCTGGTACAGGAAATAATGGTGGTGATGCTCTTGTTGCTGGTAGAAGGATCTACTCAGCTGGAGGAGATGTGAAGGTGGTTGTTGTTGGTGATGTTTCGAGAGCTACTGAGTTATGTAGAAAGAATCTAGAGCTTGTTAAGGCCTTGGGTATAGAGGTTGTAAATGTGTCTACTTCAGAAGAATTGGATAGATTGAGGAAACTTCTTGATTGGTGTGAATATGTGGTTGTAGGTCTTATAGGTATAGGTTTGAGGGGAGAGGTGAGGGGTCTATATAGAGAGGTTATAGAGGAGATAAATAGGTGGGGCAAACCTGTCGTAAGTATCGATATTCCTTCTGGTATCGATGGAAATAACGGGCTTGTTAGAGGTGTTGCTATTAAATCTTGGCTAACTGTTACATTGGGTCTACCTAAGTATGGAAACATTCTGTATCCTGGATACAGTTACTGTGGTAAGCTGTATGTATCTTTTCTATCGTATCCACGTAACCTTCTAGAAGATATAAAGACAGAACTGAATACACCTATACAACCTCCAGAAAGAGTTAAGTGGGGACATAAAGGTGTGTTTGGGAAGTTTCTAGCTGTTGCTGGTTCTAGATATTACTATGGTGCACCATACTATGTATCTTACTCTTTTCTTAAAGCAGGTGGAGGTTACTCTAGATTAGCTACACCTAAATCAGTTGTACCATATATTGCTGCTAGATGTAGTGAGGTAGTTTATATACCTCTTGAAGAAACAGCTGAAGGATCTATAGCTCTCAGTAATCTCGAACATATTCTGGATATTGTAGAAGAATACAGTATAGATATAGTTGCTGTAGGTCCTGGTATATCTCTCAATCAAGAATCTCAACAACTTGTCAGAGAACTTATTACACATATAGATAGACCTGTTATAGTTGATGGTGACGGTATAACAGCTGTAGCAAGAGATATAGAAATCATTAGGAAGAGGAAAGCACAAACAGTAATAACGCCTCATCTAGCTGAATTCTCTCGTTTGATAGGTCTCGAAATCAAGAATATCCAAGAAAATCCTATAGGCATTCTTAGAAAATCATGTAGAGAATTAAATGCATATATAGTGCTTAAAGGTGCTCATAGCCTTATAGGGTACCCAGATGGCTATGTATATATAAATATGACTGGAAACCCCGGAATGGCTAAAGCTGGTTCAGGTGATGTTTTAACAGGAGCTATAGCGGCTATGTATGGTATAGGTTATAGAGATATAGGATTGGCAACAAGAATGGGTGTGCTTATACATGGATTAGCAGGTGATTTAGCAGCAGATGATATTGGTGAAGATGGTGTAACACCAGACGATATAATGAACTATCTACCTAGAGCTGTGAAACTATTGAGAGAGAATCATAGAGCTATAATAGATAGATACTTCCCCAAACTTGTTTGATGAACCCATAGAGTGGTTTAATGATATCTGTAGCTGTTTTAGCTGGAGGAAGCTCCACTAGATTCTTTGTGAATAAGCTCTTCTATCCTTTTAAAGGTAGACCTCTGATTATGTACATAATTGAGCGCCTTGGATTATGTAGAAACGTTATGAAGGTTATAGCCATAGCTTCCCCATATAATGTACATAATCTAGTCGATCTAGGTGTAGAGACAGTTGTAGACAATCTGTGTATAGGACCTATTGGAGGTATATATATAGCCACAAAGATGTTTAATAGAGTTCTTGTTATAGGAGGTGATATGCCTAACATTAGCTGTAGCTATATAGAGAAGATAGATGAATTATGTGTTAAAGATGCCTATGCATGTATACCAACTTGGGGAGGAGTATATATGGAGCCTCTTGCAGCAATATACACCAATAAGATAACTAATATAATTGAATACGGTATAGCAAGTACTGAATACAGTATACAGAGACTGTTAAGGAAACTTAAAGTAGATGTACAGTTCATACATATAGATACAGAATTAAGCGAGTATAGAGAGGTCTTTAGAAGTATCAATACTCTAGAAGATATAGAAGAGATAATGGGTTAAGAAGCATTCAAGATATAGTGGATAGGCAAAATCGTGATATGTATACTAATAATCTTCGCTCTATGCATAATCATGTTAAATATTAATTGTATCTGGTATCCAGCTAGCATCATCCTCATTGTTTTTTCTCTAGAAGTGCGTAAAAGAATCCGTTGACAGAATGTCTATGAGGCCACGCTCTCATTGTGCCTTTGAGAAAGCCGGGATCGAAGGGTCTAGTTAATGGTATAAGAAACACTTTATCGCTATATCTATCAAGAATGTATCTAATAACGTCTTCACCTTCTTCTCTAAATATAGAACATACAGTATACAGTATTCTTCCACCAGGTTTCACAAGCTTTATAGCTGTCTCTAGAAGCTCTATCTGAAGTCTCTGAACATCATCTATTCTTTCATAGACAACTCTCCACCTAACTTCATGATTCTTCGCTATAGTTCCTGTAGATGTGCAAGGAGGATCAACAAGAACTTTGTCTGCCACATCTTCACCAATTATTTTTGAAGCTTTTCTTCCATCCTCTTCATACACCTTAACAATATCTATTCCTGTTTTATTCAGAAGCTTCTTCATCCTGGCTATCCTATTCTTATCTATATCGAAAGCATATATAGTTCCATTATTATTCATAAGCTCAGCCATATACTCAGTCTTTCCTCCTGGTGCAGCACATAGATCTACAACTATTTCACCTGGTTTTGGATCAAGTACAATAGAGGCTACAGCTGATGCCTCATCTTGAATAACTATCTTACCCTCATTGAATAGCCTAGATCTATTGAAATCATAAGGCCCTCTAAACTTCACTACAGTTGGTACATATCTACCTACTACTGGTTCTAAACCTTCTTCTCTAAGTGTTTTAACAACTTCATCAACCGATGCTTTGAGTATATTGACTCTAACACTTATCGGAGGAACTCTGTTTACAGCTTGAAGAAACTTCTTTGTCTCTTCTCTGCCCATAAGCTCTACAAGCTTCTTTATAATGAATTCAGAAACTAGGTATCTATATTCCCATTTAAGGTAGAGATCTCTAGGTTCATATCTATAGGTAGCTAATCGGTCAACAAGTTTCCAGAAGTACATACCCACATAAGGGTGTGTAATATTGGATAGAAAACTAGCTACAGGTCCCTTCAAATACTTTATAAACAGATTTCTAGTATCTCTATCTCTATCTCTAACGAATTTCTCGAAAACGAGTAGCTCTATAGCTACTCTTAAAGCAGCTCTTAACCAAGGATCTAGTACAGCTATATCACTAACATTGGTAAACTCTATAGCTATTCTATCTATTATACCCATACGTCTCCATATATCGTAGAATATAGCTGTCAAGATTCTATCTTTATATGTACCAGCGATACCTTCTTCCTCGAATACCTTTCTTTTAGCTTGTTGACTAGGCTTTACTTCTTCACCATATCTAGTAGCTTTAATAAGGGCAATGATATCTCTCGGAACTATTGTTATAATACTCATACCTCATCATCTGTACTACAGCATCTCCTGCACTATCTATATATCGATCTAAAGTTTTGTGGATTACGTAGATTTAACGTTTTTAAAATGTTTTTATATTCATAAACAGATTTATTCTGGAGTTCTACAACATTTGCGGAAGAATTATGATAGACTATAAAAAGTATAGATCAAGAGATGGAGAACATGTAGCTTCAATAGTAGCTAGATACTCGCTTCAGTTTCTAGAAGATAAATCGATAATAAGTTTTGCTGGAGGGTTACCAGATCCCTCCACATTTCCTATAGTAGAGCTCAAGAGGATAGTGATAGAGGTTCTAGAGAGTTATGGAGCTGATGCTCTTCAGTATATGCCAAGTAGAGGTATATCGATATACATGAATGAGTTAGTAGACTTTCTCTATAGGACGCGGGGAATAAAGGCATCGCTAGAGAATGTTTTAGTGACAACAGGTTCTCAACAAGCCATAGATATTGTGGCTAGAATGTATTTAGATGAAAACGATGTGGTTGTTGTTGAGGAGCCTACCTATATAGCTGCACTTAATGTATTTAGAGCTAGAAAACCTAGGTTCATTGGTATTCCAATAGATGATGAAGGTATGAAGACAGAAATTCTTGTAGAAAAACTTAGGAGGCTTAGATCCGATGGAGATAAGGTTAAGATCGTCTACACAGTTCCTACAGCTCAAAACCCATCGGGTGTAACACTATCTATTGAGAGAAGAAAGCATCTAATTGAGCTTGCTGAAGAATTTGATTTCCTGATAATCGAAGATGATGCATATGGTTTAGTGATATTTGATGAAGGTACCTCAGTCCCCCCACTCTACACACTAGATAGATCTGGAAGAGTTATCTACATAGGTTCATTAAGTAAGGTACTGACACCAGGTCTTAGACTAGGTCATATCATAGCAGCTAAAGAAGTTATAGATAGTCTCGAGACGTTTAAACAGATAGCAGATCTACATACACCTTCATTCAATCAATACATAGCTGCTTTTGCGTTGAGGGAAAGAATCATAGAGAAGAATATAGAGAAGATAAAGTCTATCTATAGATTAAAGAGAAACACAATGATAGAATCCATAGAGGAGTACTTTCCAAAAGAAGCTTGGTGGACAAAACCTATAGGAGGTATGTTTGTATGGGTTAAACTCAATAGAGATATAGATACAGAGAAACTTCTACCTAAGGCATTCAGTAGAGGCGTTCTCTATGTACCTGGAAAAGGGTTCTACCACAACGAAAATGGTCACGATACAATGAGACTCAACTTCACATACCCAACAGTTGAACAGATAAGAATAGGGATAGAGAGATTATCAGAAGTAATCAGAAACGAAGAATAATTTGAGAAAAAGTCTATAGCCAAAGATCTACAAAAATTTAACTCACACAATCTCACTACTCTTTTGACGAGTTTTAGCGTATCATGCTACTATCTATCTTTATTAGACCCATGTTCTCAGCTATTTCTAGAATCCATCCAGCAATATCTCTAGCCACAATATCTACAGCAATCTCTTCATCAATATCGCTACCTAAAGCCTCTCTAACAGCCTCTTTAGCAGCTTCTCTATGCACTCTAGCCACAATTCTAGCAATAAGCTCTTCTAAAACATCTAAAAACTTTTTTCTACCAGAGGATACAAGCCTCACAACAAAATCCATATCACTTGAACTCGGTAAATACAGAGATTTATCTACCCCCATCTTCTCTAACAAATCAAAATACTTCTCCAATACTGTATAGTTCTTAACAAGCTTACCTGAAGACATAAACAACAACAATAGATCCCATTGAAAGATAGATGAATCTAGAGCTAATAAATATGCATGAACCGGTAAAAAGAAAATATTTTTAAACATCAAACCTTAAAAGATAAAGTGGGAAGGCTCTCAGACGCTCCGTAGATACGGAGAGAATGAAGAGAGAAGCCGACGGGGTCGCACACCCCCACATACACAATACCTATGTGTCACACACTTATGCAATTCTGTCAAGTATAAGTTTCCACATTGATACAAAGCTCTATATCACAATATCTATCTATATATCTATCTATAATACTTAACCAGTCTATAGAAAGTAAAGTTTATATAAGAGAAACCATAGCTAGATAGAGAGTGAGGTACAGAAAAATGGAATCATCACAATCTTCTGTAAGTACAGAAAGTAAGTCCATAGCTATAGAGGGGCTCAGGAAACTCAGGACAGGAGCCATAATATTCATAGTAGCAACACTACTGGTAGGTGCCACACTTATAGTGGCAATATCTGCAATACTGGCAACAGCCTTTGCTGAAGGCGAGACGGGGGTGCTCATGGGTTTAACTACGGTGCTAGGATTAGCTATAGTTGGTTTCATACTGAATTTGGTTGGTCTATTCGGATTTATGATTCCAGGTGTATCAAAATTAGTGAAATGGAATGAGAAGTTCTCTACATCTTCAAAACTCCTAAAGATAGGGTATGGTGGAGGAATAGTACTACTGTTAATAGCCATAATAATCATTCTTGCTGGTGCATTTGCGTTAAACCCTGGAATCATTTTGGGGGGTTTAGCATTAGCAGTTATAGGGGGTATAGTGCTCTTTATTGGTTACATAGGTTTGATAATTCTATCATTTAAACTCAACGATATATTTAAAGTTACTTCATTAATGGTGGCAGGCATACTATTCGTAATAGGTATATTTGTGGGTATATTGCAGTTTGTGGC
This genomic interval from Ignisphaera sp. contains the following:
- a CDS encoding RsmB/NOP family class I SAM-dependent RNA methyltransferase yields the protein MSIITIVPRDIIALIKATRYGEEVKPSQQAKRKVFEEEGIAGTYKDRILTAIFYDIWRRMGIIDRIAIEFTNVSDIAVLDPWLRAALRVAIELLVFEKFVRDRDRDTRNLFIKYLKGPVASFLSNITHPYVGMYFWKLVDRLATYRYEPRDLYLKWEYRYLVSEFIIKKLVELMGREETKKFLQAVNRVPPISVRVNILKASVDEVVKTLREEGLEPVVGRYVPTVVKFRGPYDFNRSRLFNEGKIVIQDEASAVASIVLDPKPGEIVVDLCAAPGGKTEYMAELMNNNGTIYAFDIDKNRIARMKKLLNKTGIDIVKVYEEDGRKASKIIGEDVADKVLVDPPCTSTGTIAKNHEVRWRVVYERIDDVQRLQIELLETAIKLVKPGGRILYTVCSIFREEGEDVIRYILDRYSDKVFLIPLTRPFDPGFLKGTMRAWPHRHSVNGFFYALLEKKQ
- a CDS encoding molybdenum cofactor guanylyltransferase, with the translated sequence MISVAVLAGGSSTRFFVNKLFYPFKGRPLIMYIIERLGLCRNVMKVIAIASPYNVHNLVDLGVETVVDNLCIGPIGGIYIATKMFNRVLVIGGDMPNISCSYIEKIDELCVKDAYACIPTWGGVYMEPLAAIYTNKITNIIEYGIASTEYSIQRLLRKLKVDVQFIHIDTELSEYREVFRSINTLEDIEEIMG
- a CDS encoding PLP-dependent aminotransferase family protein codes for the protein MIDYKKYRSRDGEHVASIVARYSLQFLEDKSIISFAGGLPDPSTFPIVELKRIVIEVLESYGADALQYMPSRGISIYMNELVDFLYRTRGIKASLENVLVTTGSQQAIDIVARMYLDENDVVVVEEPTYIAALNVFRARKPRFIGIPIDDEGMKTEILVEKLRRLRSDGDKVKIVYTVPTAQNPSGVTLSIERRKHLIELAEEFDFLIIEDDAYGLVIFDEGTSVPPLYTLDRSGRVIYIGSLSKVLTPGLRLGHIIAAKEVIDSLETFKQIADLHTPSFNQYIAAFALRERIIEKNIEKIKSIYRLKRNTMIESIEEYFPKEAWWTKPIGGMFVWVKLNRDIDTEKLLPKAFSRGVLYVPGKGFYHNENGHDTMRLNFTYPTVEQIRIGIERLSEVIRNEE
- a CDS encoding DUF973 family protein, whose amino-acid sequence is MESSQSSVSTESKSIAIEGLRKLRTGAIIFIVATLLVGATLIVAISAILATAFAEGETGVLMGLTTVLGLAIVGFILNLVGLFGFMIPGVSKLVKWNEKFSTSSKLLKIGYGGGIVLLLIAIIIILAGAFALNPGIILGGLALAVIGGIVLFIGYIGLIILSFKLNDIFKVTSLMVAGILFVIGIFVGILQFVAWILMFVGLGSAIEKLESGSV
- a CDS encoding NAD(P)H-hydrate dehydratase, which encodes MLSKYVLKICSVEEMKRIDEDTAKICGIDHLLLMEDAGSAVFSAIVKEIGDVLYKRFLVVAGTGNNGGDALVAGRRIYSAGGDVKVVVVGDVSRATELCRKNLELVKALGIEVVNVSTSEELDRLRKLLDWCEYVVVGLIGIGLRGEVRGLYREVIEEINRWGKPVVSIDIPSGIDGNNGLVRGVAIKSWLTVTLGLPKYGNILYPGYSYCGKLYVSFLSYPRNLLEDIKTELNTPIQPPERVKWGHKGVFGKFLAVAGSRYYYGAPYYVSYSFLKAGGGYSRLATPKSVVPYIAARCSEVVYIPLEETAEGSIALSNLEHILDIVEEYSIDIVAVGPGISLNQESQQLVRELITHIDRPVIVDGDGITAVARDIEIIRKRKAQTVITPHLAEFSRLIGLEIKNIQENPIGILRKSCRELNAYIVLKGAHSLIGYPDGYVYINMTGNPGMAKAGSGDVLTGAIAAMYGIGYRDIGLATRMGVLIHGLAGDLAADDIGEDGVTPDDIMNYLPRAVKLLRENHRAIIDRYFPKLV